A stretch of the Glycine soja cultivar W05 chromosome 13, ASM419377v2, whole genome shotgun sequence genome encodes the following:
- the LOC114381485 gene encoding 5-methyltetrahydropteroyltriglutamate--homocysteine methyltransferase 1-like, with protein sequence MYKLSSIQCVAPFTFSLCTLSFSSYSLRFSVRATSSRAMASHIVGYPRMGPKRELKFALESFWDGKSSAEELQKVAADLRSAIWKQMADAGIKYIPSNTFSLYDQVLDTTAMLGAVPSRYNWNGGEIGFDVYFSMARGNASVPAMEMTKWFDTNYHYIVPELGPDVKFSYASHKAVDEFKEAKVLGVNTVPVLVGPVSYLLLSKPAKGVEKSFSLLSLIDKILPVYREVVAELKAAGATWIQFDEPTLVKDLNTHQLQAFTHAYAELESSLSGFNVLIETYFADVPAEAYKTLTSLKAVTAYGFDIVRGTKTLDLIKQGFPSGKFLFAGVVDGRNIWANSLASSLNTLQALGDIVGNDKVVVSTSCSLLHTAVDLVNETKLDQEIKSWLAFAAQKVVEVNALAKALSGQKDEVFFSANAAALDSRKSSPRVTNEAVQKAAAALKGSDHRRATNVSARLDSQQKKLNLPVLPTTTIGSFPQTADLRRVRREFKANKISEEDYIHFIKEEINNVVKLQEELDIDVLVHGEPERNDMVEYFGEQLSGFAFTANGWVQSYGSRCVKPPIIYGDVSRPKPMTVFWSSTAQSLTKRPMKGMLTGPVTILNWSFVRDDQPRFETCYQIALAIKDEVEDLEKAGITVIQIDEAALREGLPLRKSEEAFYLNWAVHSFRITNCGVEDTTQIHTHMCYSNFNDIIHSIIDMDADVITIENSRSDEKLLSVFREGVKYGAGIGPGIYDIHSPRIPPTEEIADRINKMLAVLESNILWVNPDCGLKTRKYTEVKPALTNMVAAAKLIRNQLASAK encoded by the exons ATGTACAAACTCTCCTCCATTCAGTGTGTGGCGCCGTTTACATTCTCGCTCTGCACTCTCTCTTTCTCATCCTATTCTCTTCGCTTCTCTGTTCGTGCCACTTCTTCTCG AGCAATGGCATCTCATATTGTTGGTTATCCACGCATGGGACCCAAGAGAGAACTTAAGTTTGCTTTGGAATCTTTTTGGGATGGAAAGAGTAGTGCTGAGGAGCTGCAGAAGGTTGCTGCAGACCTTAGGTCAGCCATCTGGAAGCAGATGGCTGATGCTGGAATAAAGTATATTCCTAGCAACACCTTCTCACTTTACGATCAAGTACTGGACACAACAGCCATGCTCGGGGCAGTTCCATCTAGATATAATTGGAATGGTGGGGAGATTGGGTTTGATGTTTACTTCTCAATGGCAAGAGGGAATGCATCTGTACCAGCTATGGAAATGACCAAGTGGTTTGACACCAATTA CCATTACATTGTTCCTGAATTGGGTCCTGATGTTAAGTTCTCCTATGCATCACACAAGGCTGTCGATGAATTTAAAGAGGCCAAAGTT CTGGGAGTTAATACTGTACCTGTGCTTGTGGGACCTGTATCCTACTTGTTGCTGTCAAAACCAGCTAAGGGTGTTGAGAAGTCATTTTCCCTTCTTTCCCTAATTGACAAGATCCTTCCTGTCTACAG GGAGGTTGTTGCTGAATTGAAGGCAGCTGGTGCTACTTGGATCCAGTTTGATGAACCTACCCTTGTGAAGGATCTCAACACCCACCAGTTACAAGCATTTACACATGCCTATGCAGAGCTAGAGTCAAGTTTATCTGGTTTTAATGTTCTGATTGAGACATACTTTGCTGATGTCCCTGCTGAAGCATACAAAACACTCACCTCTTTGAAGGCTGTTACTGCATATGGGTTTGATATTGTTCGTGGAACAAAGACCCTTGATTTGATCAAGCAAGGATTTCCATCTGGAAAATTTCTTTTCGCTGGTGTTGTTGATGGAAGAAATATTTGGGCCAATAGTCTTGCATCTTCTCTGAACACCCTTCAGGCACTTGGGGACATTGTTGGGAATG ACAAGGTTGTGGTTTCCACGTCCTGTTCTCTTCTTCACACTGCAGTTGATCTTGTGAATGAGACTAAATTGGACCAAGAGATTAAGTCTTGGCTTGCATTTGCAGCACAAAAAGTTGTTGAAGTAAATGCCTTGGCCAAGGCATTGTCTGGACAGAAGGATGAG GTTTTTTTTTCTGCTAATGCTGCTGCCTTGGATTCAAGGAAGTCCTCCCCAAGGGTGACAAATGAAGCTGTCCAAAAGGCC gCTGCTGCTCTGAAGGGCTCTGATCATCGGAGGGCCACAAATGTTAGTGCCAGGCTGGATTCTCAACAGAAGAAACTGAATCTTCCTGTTCTTCCAACAACTACAATTGGATCTTTCCCTCAAACTGCCGATCTTAGAAGAGTTCGCCGTGAATTCAAGGCTAACAA GATCTCCGAGGAAGATTATATCCATTTCATTAAGGAGGAAATTAACAATGTTGTGAAGCTCCAGGAAGAACTTGACATTGATGTCTTGGTGCATGGAGAGCCTGAG AGGAATGACATGGTTGAGTACTTTGGAGAGCAATTATCTGGCTTTGCTTTTACTGCCAACGGGTGGGTGCAATCATATGGATCCCGCTGTGTCAAGCCTCCCATCATCTATGGTGATGTGAGCCGTCCCAAGCCCATGACTGTTTTCTGGTCTTCAACTGCTCAAAGTTTGACCAAACGACCAATGAAGGGAATGCTTACTGGCCCTGTTACTATTCTGAACTGGTCCTTTGTTAGAGATGACCAGCCAAG ATTCGAAACATGCTACCAGATTGCTTTGGCTATCAAGGATGAGGTTGAGGATCTTGAGAAAGCAGGTATTACTGTCATCCAGATTGATGAAGCTGCTCTAAGAGAAGGTTTACCTCTGAGGAAGTCTGAGGAGGCTTTCTATCTAAACTGGGCTGTTCACTCATTTAGGATTACCAACTGTGGTGTGGAGGACACTACTCAG ATTCACACTCACATGTGCTACTCCAACTTCAATGACATCATTCACTCAATCATAGACATGGATGCTGATGTGATCACCATTGAGAACTCTAGATCAGACGAGAAGTTACTTTCAGTCTTCCGCGAGGGAGTGAAATATGGTGCTGGCATTGGGCCTGGCATTTATGATATTCACTCACCCAGGATTCCACCAACTGAAGAAATTGCTGACAGGATCAACAAGATGCTTGCGGTTCTTGAAAGCAACATTCTCTGGGTCAACCCAGATTGTGGCCTTAAGACACGCAAATACACTGAGGTGAAACCTGCCCTCACTAATATGGTTGCTGCTGCCAAACTTATTCGCAACCAGTTAGCTAGTGCCAAGTGA